In Oncorhynchus gorbuscha isolate QuinsamMale2020 ecotype Even-year linkage group LG02, OgorEven_v1.0, whole genome shotgun sequence, a single genomic region encodes these proteins:
- the LOC124013191 gene encoding myelin protein zero-like protein 1 isoform X1, with product MELRRRNLACNCVLLYGITLCLFFGTNLTAAIELYAPAEVLVENGTTGILKCSFKSREVISSAATVTWSFRPTGSDPGSAVSIFYYTSGKHYPGSVAQFKDRVKWAGDLNKKDASVHLIEAQFNDNGTYSCAVINPPDISVTAAQTQLKVVIKESLPQNSTAVIVSAVCGAVIGLILIAVVTCLIIKRHQTSHEYEGCTSVTSVSSHATRPGGKKHESSLEGSRCSSPSAPVQVGATGPVIYAQLDHSGTKNPNSFHKMEPVVYADIRKN from the exons ATGGAGCTAAGGAGGAGAAACCTCGCGTGCAATTGTGTTTTACTATATGGAATAACGTTATGTCTCTTTTTCG GTACAAATCTAACAGCGGCCATAGAGTTGTATGCCCCGGCGGAGGTGCTGGTTGAGAATGGCACCACGGGCATCCTCAAGTGTTCCTTCAAGTCCAGGGAAGTGATCAGCAGCGCAGCCACAGTCACCTGGTCGTTTCGTCCAACGGGATCCGACCCCGGAAGCGCTGTTTCC attttctATTACACTTCTGGCAAGCACTACCCAGGGAGCGTGGCTCAATTCAAAGACAGGGTGAAATGGGCGGGAGATCTGAACAAAAAAGACGCCTCTGTCCATTTAATTGAGGCGCAGTTCAACGACAACGGCACCTACTCGTGTGCCGTGATTAACCCGCCTGACATATCTGTCACCGCCGCTCAGACACAGCTCAAAGTCGTCATCAAAG AGTCTCTCCCTCAGAACAGCACGGCTGTCATAGTGAGCGCCGTGTGTGGCGCTGTCATCGGGCTCATTCTCATCGCTGTTGTTACCTGCCTGATCATCAAGAGGCATCAAACCAGTCATGAATACGAAGG CTGCACTTCAGTGACAAGTGTGAGCTCCCACGCCACACGCCCGGGGGGGAAGAAGCACGAATCCAGCTTGGAGGGCTCCAGGTGTAGCAGCCCCTCCGCCCCGGTCCAGGTAGGCGCTACA GGGCCGGTGATATACGCCCAGTTGGATCACTCGGGCACCAAGAACCCCAACTCATTCCACAAGATGGAGCCAGTGGTCTACGCTGACATAAGGAAAAACTGA
- the LOC124013191 gene encoding myelin protein zero-like protein 1 isoform X2, which yields MELRRRNLACNCVLLYGITLCLFFGTNLTAAIELYAPAEVLVENGTTGILKCSFKSREVISSAATVTWSFRPTGSDPGSAVSIFYYTSGKHYPGSVAQFKDRVKWAGDLNKKDASVHLIEAQFNDNGTYSCAVINPPDISVTAAQTQLKVVIKESLPQNSTAVIVSAVCGAVIGLILIAVVTCLIIKRHQTSHEYEGCTSVTSVSSHATRPGGKKHESSLEGSRCSSPSAPVQGPVIYAQLDHSGTKNPNSFHKMEPVVYADIRKN from the exons ATGGAGCTAAGGAGGAGAAACCTCGCGTGCAATTGTGTTTTACTATATGGAATAACGTTATGTCTCTTTTTCG GTACAAATCTAACAGCGGCCATAGAGTTGTATGCCCCGGCGGAGGTGCTGGTTGAGAATGGCACCACGGGCATCCTCAAGTGTTCCTTCAAGTCCAGGGAAGTGATCAGCAGCGCAGCCACAGTCACCTGGTCGTTTCGTCCAACGGGATCCGACCCCGGAAGCGCTGTTTCC attttctATTACACTTCTGGCAAGCACTACCCAGGGAGCGTGGCTCAATTCAAAGACAGGGTGAAATGGGCGGGAGATCTGAACAAAAAAGACGCCTCTGTCCATTTAATTGAGGCGCAGTTCAACGACAACGGCACCTACTCGTGTGCCGTGATTAACCCGCCTGACATATCTGTCACCGCCGCTCAGACACAGCTCAAAGTCGTCATCAAAG AGTCTCTCCCTCAGAACAGCACGGCTGTCATAGTGAGCGCCGTGTGTGGCGCTGTCATCGGGCTCATTCTCATCGCTGTTGTTACCTGCCTGATCATCAAGAGGCATCAAACCAGTCATGAATACGAAGG CTGCACTTCAGTGACAAGTGTGAGCTCCCACGCCACACGCCCGGGGGGGAAGAAGCACGAATCCAGCTTGGAGGGCTCCAGGTGTAGCAGCCCCTCCGCCCCGGTCCAG GGGCCGGTGATATACGCCCAGTTGGATCACTCGGGCACCAAGAACCCCAACTCATTCCACAAGATGGAGCCAGTGGTCTACGCTGACATAAGGAAAAACTGA